A single region of the Microlunatus panaciterrae genome encodes:
- the dprA gene encoding DNA-processing protein DprA has translation MVESGDVTVAGLVATAGAEAAWSSVADGDLGAPLAARAAQVDCDRIDELADRCGARFLVPDDDEWPSGLEDLGHGQAVQRRGGPPIGVWVRGPGHLAAMTERSVAIVGSRAATSYGAGVAADLASELAEDGVTVISGGAYGVDAAAHRGALAVRGPTIAVLACGVDVPYPRSNARLFDWIARDHLLVSELPPAATPTKMRFLARNRMIAALGRGTVVVEAAIRSGARNTAAWAQECGRPLMAVPGPVHSALSVAPHEMIRDGQALLVTRAAEVLEAIAPIGEHLLATRRGAERSTDQLGPQRLAVFEAVPARRPARVDDIALTAGVTVPLCLAELAALESAGLVRSSADGWRIS, from the coding sequence GTGGTCGAGTCGGGCGATGTCACCGTCGCCGGTCTGGTGGCCACTGCTGGGGCCGAGGCAGCCTGGTCGTCGGTGGCCGACGGCGACCTGGGAGCGCCGCTGGCCGCCCGGGCGGCACAGGTCGACTGTGACCGGATCGACGAGTTGGCCGACCGTTGTGGAGCACGCTTCCTGGTGCCCGATGACGACGAGTGGCCGTCGGGGCTGGAGGACCTCGGGCATGGCCAGGCGGTGCAGCGGCGGGGTGGACCGCCGATCGGGGTCTGGGTCAGGGGGCCAGGGCATCTGGCGGCGATGACAGAGCGGTCCGTCGCCATTGTCGGGTCGCGCGCGGCCACCAGCTATGGCGCTGGTGTTGCGGCGGATCTGGCTTCAGAGCTGGCCGAGGACGGGGTCACGGTGATCTCCGGTGGCGCCTACGGCGTCGACGCCGCCGCCCACCGGGGTGCCCTCGCCGTCCGGGGGCCGACCATCGCCGTACTGGCCTGTGGCGTCGACGTGCCGTATCCACGGTCCAACGCCCGGTTGTTCGACTGGATCGCCAGGGACCACCTGCTGGTGTCGGAGCTGCCACCCGCCGCAACGCCGACCAAGATGCGCTTCCTGGCACGGAACCGGATGATCGCCGCCCTGGGCCGCGGCACGGTCGTGGTCGAGGCGGCCATCCGTTCCGGCGCTCGGAACACGGCAGCCTGGGCGCAGGAGTGCGGGCGGCCGCTGATGGCGGTCCCCGGACCGGTCCACTCGGCGCTGTCGGTGGCTCCGCACGAGATGATCCGGGACGGGCAGGCCCTCCTGGTCACCCGGGCGGCCGAGGTGCTGGAAGCGATCGCGCCGATCGGTGAGCACCTGTTGGCCACCCGGCGCGGCGCCGAGCGGTCGACTGACCAGCTCGGTCCGCAGCGGCTGGCCGTCTTCGAGGCGGTCCCGGCCCGCAGACCTGCCCGGGTGGATGACATCGCGCTGACTGCCGGCGTCACCGTTCCGCTCTGCCTGGCCGAGCTCGCCGCACTCGAGTCGGCCGGTCTGGTCCGGAGTAGCGCCGATGGCTGGCGGATCAGCTGA
- a CDS encoding glycoside hydrolase family 2 protein, whose product MPADPGSTATTTAARDDSVPRPEYPRPQLVRERWLNLNGEWEFEIDQGDSGLERGLLSRPLASSITVPFAPEAELSGIGNTDFLHAVWYRREVQVPADWQGQQILLHFQAVDYDATVWVNGIEVTRHRGGFSPFSADITAALVEDDVAEIVVRARDTRDEPQPRGKQSSLFHNHDCDYTRTTGIWQTVWLEPVPVAHLQRPRISPDVAGSRFHLRVPLTNRGRHGLRVRADLLVDGQQISTDSAAVGTELAAQLVLDVDEQHRRLWSPEDPFLYGLTLTILGADGTVVDTVDSYAGLRSVSIDGQAILVNGERLFQRLVLDQGYWPQSLMTAPSEQALIDDIRLSMEAGFNGARMHQKVFEERFLYHADKMGYLLWGEFADWGCSVGTERDNQRPSATYVTQWLEVLDRDYNHPAIIGWCPLNETHQVLHDRITVLDDVTRAMFLATKAADLTRPVLDTSGYSHRVFDTDVWDSHNYEQDPALFADQLAGLAEGRPYSNNGGRRGEFNLPYNGQPYFVSEFGGIWWNAEEAAAADPTSETWGYGERVRDIEEFHQRFDGLVEALLGNPLMFGYCYTQLTDVFQETNGIYHFDRTAKFDLERIRRTQNARAAYESGTKRTGE is encoded by the coding sequence ATGCCCGCCGACCCCGGTTCCACCGCCACCACGACCGCCGCCCGCGACGACAGCGTCCCCAGGCCGGAATACCCGCGTCCGCAGTTGGTGCGCGAGCGTTGGCTGAACCTCAACGGTGAGTGGGAGTTCGAGATCGACCAGGGCGACTCCGGACTGGAGCGGGGGCTGTTGTCCCGCCCGCTGGCTTCGTCGATCACTGTGCCGTTCGCGCCCGAAGCCGAGCTGTCGGGCATCGGCAACACCGATTTCCTGCACGCCGTCTGGTACCGGCGGGAGGTGCAGGTCCCGGCCGACTGGCAGGGGCAGCAGATCCTGCTGCACTTCCAGGCCGTCGACTACGACGCGACGGTGTGGGTGAACGGAATCGAGGTGACCCGGCACCGCGGGGGCTTCTCGCCGTTCTCCGCCGACATCACCGCAGCCCTGGTCGAGGACGACGTGGCCGAGATCGTGGTTCGGGCCCGAGACACCCGCGACGAGCCGCAGCCACGCGGCAAGCAGTCCTCGCTGTTCCACAACCACGACTGTGACTACACCCGAACCACCGGGATCTGGCAGACCGTCTGGCTGGAGCCGGTGCCGGTGGCGCACCTGCAACGGCCGCGGATCTCCCCGGATGTCGCCGGCAGCCGGTTCCACCTGCGGGTACCCCTCACCAACCGCGGCCGTCACGGACTGCGGGTCCGGGCCGATCTGCTCGTGGACGGCCAGCAGATCAGCACCGACTCGGCCGCGGTCGGCACCGAGCTCGCGGCGCAGCTGGTGCTCGACGTGGACGAGCAGCACCGTCGGCTGTGGAGCCCGGAGGACCCGTTCCTCTACGGACTCACCCTGACGATCCTCGGCGCCGACGGCACGGTCGTCGACACCGTCGACAGCTACGCCGGGCTGCGGTCGGTCTCGATCGACGGTCAGGCGATCCTGGTGAACGGCGAACGGCTGTTCCAGCGGCTGGTGCTGGACCAGGGCTACTGGCCCCAGTCGCTGATGACGGCACCGAGCGAGCAGGCCCTGATCGACGACATCCGGCTGTCGATGGAGGCGGGTTTCAACGGTGCCCGGATGCATCAGAAGGTGTTCGAGGAGCGCTTCCTCTATCACGCCGACAAGATGGGCTACCTGCTCTGGGGCGAGTTCGCCGACTGGGGGTGCTCGGTGGGCACAGAACGGGACAACCAGCGTCCGAGCGCCACCTATGTGACGCAGTGGCTGGAGGTGCTGGACCGCGACTACAACCACCCCGCGATCATCGGCTGGTGCCCGCTGAACGAGACCCATCAGGTGCTGCACGACCGGATTACCGTGCTGGACGACGTGACCAGGGCCATGTTCCTGGCCACCAAGGCCGCTGACCTGACCCGCCCCGTGCTGGACACCTCCGGCTACAGCCATCGGGTGTTCGACACCGACGTCTGGGACAGCCACAACTACGAGCAGGACCCGGCCCTGTTCGCCGACCAGCTGGCGGGCCTGGCCGAGGGGCGACCGTATTCCAACAACGGCGGCCGACGCGGCGAGTTCAACCTTCCGTACAACGGCCAGCCCTACTTCGTCAGCGAGTTCGGCGGGATCTGGTGGAACGCCGAGGAGGCGGCTGCGGCCGACCCGACGTCAGAGACCTGGGGCTACGGCGAACGCGTCCGCGATATCGAGGAGTTCCACCAGCGGTTCGACGGACTGGTCGAGGCGCTGTTGGGCAACCCGCTCATGTTCGGCTACTGCTACACCCAGCTCACCGACGTCTTCCAGGAGACCAACGGCATCTACCATTTCGACCGGACGGCCAAGTTCGACCTGGAGCGGATCCGCAGGACCCAGAACGCGCGGGCCGCGTACGAGTCGGGGACGAAGCGTACGGGGGAGTGA
- a CDS encoding cation diffusion facilitator family transporter, with the protein MAAGHGHAHGHAPEVVGATHRRRLAVVFSITLANLVAQLVGAGLSGSLALIADAGHLLTDALGLLLALTAASLMLRAASRRRTWGFHRAEVLAAAVQALVLVGVGGYVVVEAIRRLISPPAIATGPMIIFGGLGLVCNITAMLILLRDRSSNLNLRAAFLEVLNDALGSMAVIVAAIVIATTGWRQADAVVSLLIGALILPRSVLLLRDAGLVLLESTPKGLDLDEVRRHILELPHVHAVHDLHASQIATGIPVLTAHVVVDDSCFLDGDLPRLLDQLQSCVADHFAVGIEHSTFQFEPLSHQGHEPATHD; encoded by the coding sequence ATGGCTGCGGGACATGGGCACGCGCATGGTCACGCGCCGGAGGTCGTCGGGGCGACACACCGCCGCCGGCTGGCAGTGGTGTTCTCGATCACGCTGGCGAACCTCGTGGCCCAGCTCGTCGGTGCAGGGCTGTCCGGAAGCCTGGCGCTGATCGCCGACGCGGGCCACCTGCTCACTGACGCGCTCGGGCTGCTGCTGGCGCTGACCGCCGCCTCGCTGATGCTGCGGGCCGCCAGCCGTCGACGCACCTGGGGGTTCCACCGGGCCGAGGTGCTCGCAGCCGCGGTCCAGGCGCTCGTGCTGGTCGGTGTCGGCGGCTATGTCGTGGTCGAGGCCATCAGACGCCTGATCAGCCCACCCGCGATAGCCACCGGTCCCATGATCATCTTCGGTGGCCTGGGGCTGGTGTGCAACATCACCGCCATGTTGATCTTGCTCCGGGACCGGTCGAGCAACCTCAACCTGCGCGCGGCTTTCCTCGAGGTCCTCAATGATGCTCTGGGCTCGATGGCGGTGATCGTCGCAGCGATAGTGATCGCCACCACCGGCTGGCGGCAGGCCGACGCCGTCGTATCGCTGCTGATCGGGGCCTTAATCCTGCCTCGGTCGGTGCTGCTGCTGCGCGATGCAGGTCTGGTGCTGCTCGAGTCCACCCCGAAGGGCCTCGATCTGGACGAGGTCCGCCGCCACATCCTCGAGCTCCCGCACGTACACGCGGTGCACGATCTGCACGCCTCACAGATCGCCACCGGAATACCGGTGCTGACGGCTCACGTCGTGGTGGACGACTCCTGCTTCCTCGACGGTGACCTACCCCGACTGCTGGACCAGCTGCAGAGCTGCGTTGCCGACCACTTCGCCGTCGGGATCGAGCACTCCACCTTCCAGTTCGAGCCGCTCAGCCATCAGGGACACGAGCCCGCGACCCACGACTGA
- a CDS encoding FadR/GntR family transcriptional regulator, translating into MSTAERPLRSEQTSSSLRAQSDPPPLQGGLHGLVIDHLGRQIASGELAAGQQILPEEVGGRLNVSRTVVREALRDLQAKGMVLPRPKTGTRVLGVESWNLLDEQVIGWRVRTSARQQQLRELMDLRSAVEVAAVRGSCRSATPEDVGRLTACCDSMAVALQHDDLHAFTEADIEFHTVLLLASGNLVFRRFIAPFAAVLRARDDLDLLPAPVQSSVVESHRELADAIAAGRPDRAVPVARGLIDHARAEMGLAP; encoded by the coding sequence ATGTCCACAGCTGAGCGGCCCCTCCGCTCCGAGCAGACATCCAGCAGTCTGCGGGCACAGAGTGATCCGCCGCCGCTCCAGGGCGGCCTGCACGGACTGGTCATCGACCACCTGGGACGGCAGATCGCCAGTGGCGAGCTGGCTGCGGGCCAGCAGATCCTGCCCGAGGAGGTCGGTGGGCGGCTGAACGTGTCCCGGACGGTGGTCCGGGAGGCTCTGCGCGACCTGCAGGCCAAGGGCATGGTGCTGCCGCGACCCAAGACCGGCACCCGGGTGCTCGGGGTGGAGTCCTGGAACCTGCTGGACGAGCAGGTGATCGGTTGGCGGGTCCGCACCTCGGCGCGCCAACAGCAGCTCCGCGAGCTGATGGACCTGCGCTCGGCGGTGGAGGTGGCCGCTGTCCGCGGCAGCTGCCGGTCCGCGACACCGGAGGATGTCGGCCGGCTCACCGCCTGCTGCGACTCGATGGCCGTGGCGCTCCAGCACGATGATCTGCACGCGTTCACGGAGGCCGACATCGAGTTCCACACTGTGCTGCTGCTCGCGTCCGGCAACCTGGTGTTCCGGCGTTTCATCGCACCGTTCGCCGCCGTCCTGCGGGCTCGTGACGATCTTGATCTGCTGCCCGCACCGGTGCAGAGTTCAGTCGTGGAAAGCCACCGTGAGCTGGCCGACGCCATCGCTGCCGGCCGGCCGGACCGGGCGGTGCCCGTGGCCCGCGGGCTGATCGACCACGCCAGGGCGGAGATGGGGCTGGCACCCTGA
- a CDS encoding bifunctional 4-hydroxy-2-oxoglutarate aldolase/2-dehydro-3-deoxy-phosphogluconate aldolase, with protein sequence MATSLTRSDVMAIIADDGVVGIVRASDADQAVSLAQQIWAAGLSVVEIALTTPSAMSAITRLAELAVGRQVIGAGTVLDAASARLAVLSGAQLLVTPTLEEDVIEVGRRYQAATVIGCATPTEMLHATELGADAVKVFPASLWTPRVLADVLQPLPQLHCIPTGGVTPDSAASWIEAGAFAVGIGSALTRTSDPAGQAGRLREAIARARTDVHS encoded by the coding sequence ATGGCCACGTCGCTCACCCGCTCCGACGTGATGGCGATCATCGCGGACGATGGTGTTGTCGGCATCGTGCGCGCCTCCGACGCCGACCAGGCCGTTTCACTGGCCCAACAGATCTGGGCAGCCGGGCTGTCCGTCGTCGAGATCGCACTGACCACACCGTCGGCGATGTCGGCCATCACCAGACTTGCGGAGCTGGCGGTCGGGCGACAGGTGATCGGCGCCGGCACCGTGCTGGATGCCGCCTCGGCCCGGCTGGCCGTGCTGTCCGGCGCCCAGCTGCTGGTCACGCCGACCCTGGAGGAGGACGTGATCGAGGTCGGACGGCGCTACCAGGCCGCGACCGTCATCGGCTGCGCCACCCCGACAGAGATGCTGCACGCCACCGAGCTCGGCGCGGACGCGGTCAAGGTGTTCCCGGCCAGCCTGTGGACGCCCCGTGTTCTCGCTGACGTGCTGCAGCCGCTCCCGCAGCTGCACTGCATCCCGACCGGGGGGGTCACGCCTGACTCAGCCGCCTCCTGGATCGAGGCGGGAGCGTTCGCGGTGGGCATCGGCTCGGCGCTGACACGGACTTCGGACCCGGCCGGCCAGGCTGGCAGGCTGCGCGAGGCCATCGCCAGGGCGAGGACGGATGTCCACAGCTGA
- the dgoD gene encoding galactonate dehydratase, giving the protein MRTTVRLLEVAEDKDLPVKIISVETFLVAPRWLFCRIGTDEGVVGWGEPVVEGRAATVRTCVAELSEILIGQDPLRIEDLWQVMTKSGFYRGGAVLASAVAGIDQALWDIAGKVRKAPVHELLGGPVRDRVRVYSWVGGDEPAEVAEQISERRAAGFSAVKMNASNAMGPIASAAEISAVVDRAVAAREAFGPSGDFAIDFHGRVSRANARRLLPLLAETSPFFVEEPLLPEEGHMLPSLMAASNIPIATGERLFSRQEFLPVLQAGIAVAQPDLSHAGGISEVRRIATLAETFGASLAPHCPLGPIALAASLQVDFATPNFLIQEQSLGIHYNQSNDLLDYLVDPTVFAFADGYVERSTAPGLGIEVDEAAVRRADEIGHNWRGPLWRHPDGSFAEW; this is encoded by the coding sequence ATTCGTACTACAGTACGACTATTAGAAGTCGCTGAGGACAAGGACCTACCTGTGAAGATCATCTCCGTCGAGACGTTCCTGGTTGCGCCGCGCTGGCTGTTCTGTCGGATCGGGACCGACGAGGGCGTAGTGGGCTGGGGAGAGCCGGTCGTCGAGGGCCGCGCGGCCACCGTACGGACCTGCGTCGCCGAGCTCTCCGAGATCCTGATCGGGCAGGACCCGCTGCGGATCGAGGATCTCTGGCAGGTGATGACCAAGTCCGGTTTCTACCGTGGCGGCGCGGTGCTGGCCAGCGCAGTGGCCGGGATCGACCAGGCCCTGTGGGACATCGCCGGCAAGGTGCGCAAGGCGCCGGTCCATGAGCTGCTCGGAGGCCCGGTTCGTGACCGGGTGCGGGTGTACAGCTGGGTCGGCGGTGACGAGCCGGCCGAGGTGGCTGAGCAGATCTCCGAACGCAGAGCCGCCGGCTTCTCGGCGGTCAAGATGAACGCCAGCAATGCCATGGGCCCGATCGCCAGTGCCGCCGAGATCTCCGCTGTGGTCGACCGCGCGGTGGCCGCGCGGGAGGCGTTCGGCCCGAGCGGTGATTTCGCCATCGACTTCCATGGCCGGGTGAGCAGGGCCAACGCCCGCCGACTGCTGCCGCTGCTGGCCGAGACCTCGCCCTTCTTCGTCGAGGAGCCGTTGCTTCCCGAAGAGGGCCACATGCTGCCCTCATTGATGGCCGCCTCCAACATCCCGATCGCGACCGGTGAGCGGCTGTTCTCGCGGCAGGAGTTCCTGCCGGTGCTGCAGGCCGGCATAGCGGTCGCCCAGCCGGACCTCTCCCATGCCGGCGGCATCTCCGAGGTACGCCGGATCGCCACGCTGGCCGAGACTTTCGGCGCTTCGCTGGCGCCGCACTGTCCGCTGGGCCCGATCGCGCTGGCGGCGAGCCTCCAGGTGGACTTCGCCACGCCGAACTTCCTGATCCAGGAACAGAGCCTCGGAATCCACTACAACCAGAGCAACGACCTGTTGGACTATCTGGTCGACCCGACGGTCTTCGCCTTCGCTGACGGCTACGTCGAGCGCAGCACGGCACCCGGGCTTGGTATCGAGGTCGACGAGGCCGCCGTGCGCCGGGCCGACGAGATCGGCCACAACTGGCGCGGCCCCCTCTGGCGCCATCCCGACGGATCCTTCGCCGAGTGGTGA
- a CDS encoding penicillin-binding transpeptidase domain-containing protein, which translates to MTDTPLKGPMFQTRRSLAVLLISVMIVLAGCTGKGGAPDKPTNSNTAEQAAADLARALSAEDVSSLSVSGTTSEEADRQLTVVTAGMRSAKPTFRVASVTTDGAASAVALNVSWAIPGLQQPWTYDSSAQLVDEGDLWKVRWQPSIVHPDLDGNNRLVQRRTPASRGEVLDGSGHPIVTSRDVWRIGIDKTQVRAERAAASAVELAKLVGIDAKTYAARVKAAGAQAFVEAIVLRDGSPDLPSDKQLARIDGAIAVGSTRMLAPTREFAQAILGSVGEASKEIVDSSGGKIVAGDQVGLSGLQRRYDEQLRGTPGVAVQVTPVEDSTTPSPSPSGTPTPSASATPTRPVTVFETKPVDGKPLRLTLDTDLQRAAEKILSDVKPASAIVALRPSTGEVLVAASGPGSKGQATATTGQYPPGSTFKIASSLALLRSGLKPSSPVSCPRTVTVDGKKFKNYSDYPSSSLGRITLRTAVAQSCNTAFIGQYDRLDDGALAEAAASLGVGTDYDVGFPAYFGSVPEDTSKTGRAAAMIGQGKVQASPLAMAAVAASVEAGKTVIPHLVDGHQASSTAKPLTSAEARQLKQLMGAVVSDGSGRFLSSLSGPPVIAKTGTAEYGTKEPFRTHAWMIAGQGDLAVAVFVGDGQSGSRTAGPLLKKFLQRAQ; encoded by the coding sequence GTGACCGACACCCCCTTGAAGGGCCCGATGTTCCAGACCCGAAGAAGCCTCGCCGTCCTCCTCATCAGCGTCATGATCGTCCTGGCCGGTTGCACCGGCAAGGGCGGTGCACCGGACAAGCCGACGAACTCCAACACGGCCGAGCAGGCCGCCGCGGATCTCGCCCGGGCACTCAGTGCCGAGGATGTGTCGTCCCTGTCGGTGTCGGGGACGACCAGCGAGGAGGCCGACCGCCAGCTCACTGTCGTCACGGCCGGCATGAGGTCGGCGAAACCGACGTTCAGGGTCGCCTCCGTGACGACCGACGGCGCCGCCTCCGCGGTAGCTCTGAACGTCTCCTGGGCGATCCCCGGTCTGCAGCAGCCGTGGACGTACGACAGCAGCGCCCAGCTGGTCGACGAGGGTGATCTGTGGAAGGTGCGCTGGCAGCCGAGCATCGTGCATCCCGACCTCGACGGCAACAACCGACTGGTGCAGCGCCGTACCCCCGCCAGCCGCGGTGAGGTGCTGGACGGCAGCGGACACCCCATCGTGACCAGCCGTGACGTCTGGCGGATCGGCATCGACAAGACCCAGGTCCGCGCCGAGCGCGCCGCAGCCTCGGCCGTTGAGCTGGCCAAGCTGGTCGGCATCGACGCGAAGACGTACGCCGCCCGGGTCAAAGCCGCCGGCGCCCAGGCGTTCGTCGAGGCCATCGTGCTGCGGGACGGCTCCCCCGACCTGCCCAGCGACAAGCAGCTGGCGAGGATCGATGGCGCCATCGCGGTCGGCAGCACCCGGATGCTGGCCCCGACGCGAGAGTTCGCACAGGCCATCCTCGGCTCTGTCGGCGAGGCCTCCAAGGAGATCGTCGATTCGTCCGGCGGAAAGATCGTCGCCGGCGACCAGGTGGGCCTCTCCGGTCTGCAGCGCCGCTATGACGAGCAGCTGCGTGGCACTCCGGGAGTCGCGGTTCAGGTCACCCCGGTCGAAGACTCGACGACCCCCAGTCCGTCGCCGAGCGGAACCCCGACCCCGTCGGCGAGCGCCACGCCCACCCGGCCCGTCACCGTCTTCGAGACCAAGCCAGTCGACGGCAAACCACTCCGCCTGACCCTGGACACGGACCTGCAGCGGGCTGCCGAGAAGATCCTGTCCGACGTCAAGCCGGCCAGTGCCATCGTCGCGCTGCGTCCGTCCACCGGCGAGGTCCTGGTGGCCGCCAGCGGTCCGGGCAGCAAGGGTCAGGCCACTGCGACCACGGGCCAGTATCCGCCGGGGTCGACCTTCAAGATCGCCTCGTCGCTGGCTCTGCTCCGCTCCGGCCTGAAGCCCTCCTCGCCCGTGTCCTGCCCGCGCACGGTGACGGTCGATGGCAAGAAGTTCAAGAACTACTCCGACTATCCCAGCAGCTCGCTGGGTCGGATCACCCTGCGTACGGCGGTGGCGCAGTCCTGCAACACGGCGTTCATCGGCCAGTACGACCGCCTGGACGACGGTGCACTGGCCGAGGCTGCGGCCTCGCTCGGGGTCGGCACCGACTACGACGTCGGGTTCCCGGCCTACTTCGGCTCGGTGCCTGAGGACACGTCGAAGACGGGACGGGCAGCAGCGATGATCGGCCAGGGCAAGGTGCAGGCCTCTCCGCTGGCGATGGCCGCCGTGGCGGCGTCCGTGGAGGCCGGCAAGACGGTGATTCCCCATCTCGTGGACGGGCACCAGGCCTCTTCGACAGCCAAGCCGCTCACCTCCGCCGAGGCCAGGCAGCTGAAGCAGCTGATGGGTGCAGTGGTGAGCGACGGCAGCGGCAGGTTCCTGTCCAGCCTCAGCGGCCCCCCGGTCATCGCCAAGACGGGAACCGCGGAATACGGGACGAAGGAGCCGTTCCGCACGCACGCCTGGATGATCGCCGGTCAGGGCGACCTGGCGGTCGCGGTGTTCGTCGGCGACGGCCAGTCCGGCTCGCGGACCGCCGGACCGCTGCTGAAGAAGTTCCTGCAGCGAGCACAGTAG
- a CDS encoding 3-hydroxyacyl-CoA dehydrogenase family protein, with protein MRSELAFDTAGVIGGGTMGVGIAYVLAHSRARVWLVEPDDAQADRALVALTRQAQKAAARHEPPDGLAGLLDRVVRVASIERMPLSCDVVIEAVPEQLGLKRSVLRVAEGRAPGLLGTNTSGIPIGSLAESLTEPAALVGLHFFNPVWSMPLLEVVRAEATSQETVDRALLLAAQLGKEPIVVRDLPGFATSRLGVGLALEAIRMLADGVASADDIDKAMELGYGHPMGPLRLTDLVGLDVRLAIARNLQQAYGDRFAPPQLLVDKVAAGELGRKSGRGFYGWTQAAGATASVGEEADSACSTA; from the coding sequence ATGAGATCGGAGTTAGCGTTTGACACCGCCGGCGTGATCGGCGGCGGCACGATGGGGGTCGGCATCGCCTACGTCCTCGCCCACAGCAGGGCCAGAGTCTGGCTGGTCGAGCCGGACGACGCGCAAGCCGACCGTGCGTTGGTTGCTCTCACCCGGCAGGCCCAGAAGGCGGCCGCCCGGCACGAGCCGCCGGACGGTCTGGCCGGACTGCTCGACAGGGTGGTACGGGTGGCCAGCATCGAACGGATGCCGCTGAGCTGCGACGTGGTCATCGAGGCGGTGCCGGAGCAGCTCGGGCTGAAACGATCGGTGCTGCGGGTCGCCGAAGGACGTGCGCCCGGGCTGCTGGGTACCAACACGAGCGGCATACCGATCGGCAGCCTCGCCGAGTCCCTGACCGAGCCTGCAGCGCTGGTGGGCCTGCACTTCTTCAACCCGGTCTGGTCCATGCCACTGCTGGAGGTGGTGCGGGCCGAGGCGACGTCCCAGGAAACCGTCGATCGCGCCCTGCTGCTGGCCGCCCAGCTGGGGAAGGAGCCGATCGTCGTCCGTGACCTGCCGGGCTTCGCCACCAGCAGGCTGGGTGTGGGGCTGGCACTGGAGGCGATCAGGATGCTGGCTGACGGAGTGGCCAGCGCCGATGACATCGACAAGGCGATGGAGCTGGGGTACGGGCATCCGATGGGCCCGCTCCGGCTGACCGACCTGGTGGGCCTGGACGTCCGGCTGGCCATCGCCCGGAACCTGCAGCAGGCCTACGGTGACAGGTTCGCACCGCCGCAGCTGCTGGTGGACAAGGTCGCGGCGGGGGAGCTGGGCAGGAAGAGCGGACGAGGCTTCTACGGCTGGACCCAGGCGGCGGGTGCGACGGCGTCAGTCGGGGAGGAGGCGGACAGCGCCTGCAGCACCGCATAG
- a CDS encoding alpha/beta hydrolase-fold protein, with product MNRHQFELPLGSGVDTAMTVIRYGHYGRPVLVFPSEAGRAWDFENNGMLAGIQHLLDDGRVKLYCVDSLDADTWSDKGLPIEERATRHEIYTRWLTHHVVPFIHQDTASGAELITVGCSLGAYHAVHFALQRADLVPLAIGLSGNYDVSTWESWGERGDATYFANPTDYVPNLHGDHLDWLRGRLSILLVVGQGAWETHPTGSLPSTVKIAGLLQEKGIRCELDLWGFDVSHDWEWWQRQLAHHLPRFC from the coding sequence GTGAACCGGCACCAGTTCGAGCTTCCCCTGGGTAGTGGCGTCGACACGGCCATGACGGTGATCCGGTACGGGCACTACGGCCGGCCGGTGCTGGTCTTCCCGAGCGAGGCTGGCCGCGCCTGGGACTTCGAGAACAACGGGATGCTGGCGGGCATCCAGCACCTGCTGGACGATGGTCGAGTCAAGCTCTACTGTGTCGACTCGCTGGATGCCGACACCTGGTCGGACAAGGGCCTGCCGATCGAGGAGCGGGCCACCCGGCACGAGATCTACACCCGCTGGCTCACCCACCATGTGGTGCCCTTCATCCATCAGGACACCGCCAGCGGAGCCGAGCTGATCACCGTCGGTTGCAGCCTGGGCGCCTACCATGCCGTGCACTTCGCGCTTCAGCGCGCCGACCTGGTCCCGTTGGCCATCGGGCTGTCCGGCAACTACGACGTCAGCACCTGGGAGTCGTGGGGCGAACGCGGCGACGCGACCTACTTCGCCAATCCCACCGACTACGTGCCCAACCTGCACGGTGATCATCTCGACTGGCTCCGTGGTCGGTTGTCGATCTTGCTGGTGGTGGGACAGGGGGCCTGGGAGACCCATCCCACCGGCTCGCTGCCGTCGACGGTCAAGATCGCCGGTCTGCTGCAGGAGAAGGGCATCCGCTGCGAGCTCGACCTGTGGGGGTTCGACGTCAGTCATGACTGGGAGTGGTGGCAGCGCCAGCTCGCCCACCATCTGCCGCGATTCTGCTGA